The proteins below are encoded in one region of Chrysemys picta bellii isolate R12L10 chromosome 4, ASM1138683v2, whole genome shotgun sequence:
- the LOC135982797 gene encoding E3 ubiquitin-protein ligase TRIM15-like — protein MGGRARQAEVERQLVVSECERLSQFLAKQERLLPARLAELDKEMKRRREENATHLGEEISRLSALITELEGKCQQPVLELLQGVRSAVSRGKKATSPHPAPESPELEKRIRDFPRENNLQEAVTGFLEGLAAERGLRRAQGFAGNCGQFCINDSSPLPWKRFTPCSCSWHHPPVVPATWAPFWAGPQVLGDTLARPRVSSRAICAGTALAARAPSP, from the exons atgggggggagggcg AGGCAGGCGGAAGTGGAGCGGCAGCTGGTGGTGTCCGAGTGCGAGCGGCTGAGCCAGTTCCTGGCTAAACAagagcgcctcctgcctgcccggctggcagagctggacaaggagatgaagaggaggagggaggaaaatgccACCCACCTGGGTGAGGAGATTTCCCGGCTCAGCGCCCTGATCAcggagctggaggggaagtgtcagcAGCCCGTGCTGGAACTGCTGCAG ggTGTCAGAAGTGCCGTGAGCAG GGGCAAGAAGGCGACGTCACCGCATCCAGCGCCCGAGTCCCCTGAGCTGGAAAAGAGAATCCGGGATTTCCCGCGAGAGAACAATCTCCAGGAGGCTGTTACGGGATTCCTGG aggggctggctgcagagag AGGACTCAGAAGAGCCCAAGGATTTGCAGGTAACTGTGGTCAATTCTGTATCAatgactccagccccctcccttggaagagattcactccctgcagctgctcctggcaccACCCCCCAGTGGTGCCTGCAACCTGGGctcccttctgggcagggccccaggtcCTGGGAGACACGCTGGCCAGGCCCAGGGTCTCCAGCAGGGCCATTTGTGCTGGTACCGCGCTCGCTgccagggctcccagcccctga